From Lolium perenne isolate Kyuss_39 chromosome 5, Kyuss_2.0, whole genome shotgun sequence, a single genomic window includes:
- the LOC127302006 gene encoding uncharacterized protein, translating into MVSSVICRWKFRDPREPKRQRNSEYYVKNKGKIAKPIRPARKLKNQSAMLDIDENMVCGTPTKLGVTQPCIPPAATGQTQENPGGMRHDLIAQTNFRKAVSLNQITGQTQENPGGMRHDLIAQTNFRKAVSLNQITGQTQENPGGMRHDLIAQTNFRKAVSLNQITGQQEIHIELTDILAVLHLV; encoded by the exons ATGGTTTCCTCCGTGATTTGTCGCTGGAAATTCAGAG ATCCTAGAGAGCCGAAGAGGCAGCGGAATAGCGAGTATTATGTAAAAAATAAAGGTAAAATTGCAAAGCCGATACGACCAGCACGAAAACTTAAAAATCAGTCAGCGATGCTGGATATTGATGAGAACATGGTTTGTGGTACACCAACTAAATTGGGAGTCACCCAACCGTGCATACCACCTGCAGCAACAG GTCAGACGCAGGAAAATCCAGGAGGAATGAGACATGATCTGATAGCACAAACAAATTTTAGGAAAGCAGTTTCACTGAACCAAATAACTG GTCAGACGCAGGAAAATCCAGGAGGAATGAGACATGATCTGATAGCACAAACAAATTTTAGGAAAGCAGTTTCACTGAACCAAATAACTG GTCAGACGCAGGAAAATCCAGGAGGAATGAGACATGATCTGATAGCACAAACAAATTTTAGGAAAGCAGTTTCACTGAACCAAATAACTG GACAACAAGAAATCCACATTGAGTTGACAGATATACTTGCGGTTCTTCATCTGGTCTAG